In Zea mays cultivar B73 unplaced genomic scaffold, Zm-B73-REFERENCE-NAM-5.0 scaffold_203, whole genome shotgun sequence, a single window of DNA contains:
- the LOC118474047 gene encoding uncharacterized protein: protein MEDIMSTIRILLPLRKQITGYFDKPSLSLNRDSTNEFLSTFLKTYIEDIHDFHFIDEDPIDRGESSLSLDNKNTTYYEADASDEEMDITDGIEGIIGGTNRGHNGGGDGEALFIQISRLLMKYIKYYILNITHTYDAMPWWVSGIPWWMAESILTLLSLVCIHSILQFNPLIYKGNRCDIIYKVPDITLIGITNHITKEPIKQLQWLYSLTPDNYPTKWIYRLRNLFSYDENIPYRIGFLRIKCSLGLRSIKGLVLSDSVLYQYAHLGAGLKSLIPQSRVAIFMQVATRHFDERHRKYLYGFFNILVYSGVGLVVWYYITPHLIPDLGFFRGVNLDSFKDPASVVDGYKRVSYIFTKDVVKTVLRTCRNDTFFHNLLNEESIQFFDNEIISITDLNSNRHLNLDHFEEVEANKLDLVACIAVGIMSATFIATNLLPPGTTTIVQ from the coding sequence ATGGAAGATATTATGAGCACGATTCGCATATTGTTGCCCTTGCGTAAGCAGATTACCGGATATTTTGACAAACCGAGCCTTTCTCTTAATCGAGATTCTACTAATGAGTTCTTAAGCACCTTTCTAAAAACTTACATCGAGGATATTCATGATTTCCATTTCATCGATGAAGATCCTATAGATCGGGGAGAATCCTCTTTATCATTAGACAATAAGAATACAACTTATTACGAGGCTGATGCAAGTGATGAAGAAATGGATATAACAGATGGGATAGAGGGAATCATAGGGGGTACTAATCGAGGCCACAACGGTGGTGGCGACGGTGAAGCTCTATTCATTCAAATAAGCAGGTTACTTATGAAATATATAAAGTATTATATACTCAACATAACACATACCTATGATGCCATGCCTTGGTGGGTAAGCGGGATACCATGGTGGATGGCTGAGAGTATCCTCACACTCTTATCGTTAGTATGTATACATTCTATACTTCAATTTAATCCTCTTATCTATAAGGGCAATCGATGTGATATTATTTATAAGGTGCCGGATATTACATTAATAGGAATAACCAACCATATAACAAAGGAACCAATTAAACAGCTACAATGGCTCTATTCTCTGACACCTGATAACTATCCTACTAAATGGATCTATAGACTAAGAAATCTCTTTAGTTATGATGAGAATATTCCATATAGGATAGGATTTCTAAGAATAAAGTGTTCTTTAGGCTTACGGAGTATAAAAGGCTTAGTATTAAGTGATTCTGTATTATATCAATATGCCCATTTGGGAGCTGGCCTCAAATCTCTCATTCCGCAATCTAGAGTAGCCATTTTCATGCAAGTTGCAACTCGTCATTTTGATGAAAGGCATCGTAAGTATCTCTACGGTTTCTTTAATATACTTGTGTATTCTGGCGTAGGATTAGTTGTTTGGTACTATATCACACCACACCTTATACCTGATTTAGGATTCTTCCGCGGGGTAAACCTAGATTCTTTTAAGGACCCAGCTTCGGTTGTTGATGGGTACAAGAGGGTTTCGTACATATTTACAAAAGACGTCGTTAAGACTGTGTTAAGAACTTGTCGAAATGATACTTTTTTTCACAATTTACTAAATGAGGAATCAATCCAATTTTTTGATAACGAAATTATCAGCATAACCGATTTGAATTCAAACAGACACCTTAATCTAGATCACTTCGAGGAGGTTGAAGCTAACAAGCTAGATCTAGTAGCGTGTATTGCAGTAGGTATTATGAGTGCTACCTTTATAGCTACCAATCTTCTTCCTCCTGGTACTACTACGATAGTCCAATGA
- the LOC118474049 gene encoding NADH dehydrogenase [ubiquinone] iron-sulfur protein 2 — protein sequence MTTRNGQIKNFTSNSGPQHPAAHGVSRSVLEMNGEVVERAEPHIGSLHRGTEKLIEYKTYLQALPYFDRSDYVSTMAQEHAHSSAVERLLNCEVPLRAQYIRVLFCEITRISNHSLASTTHAMDVGASTPFLWAFEEREKLLEFYERVPGARMHASFIRPGGVAQDLPLGLCRDIDSSTQQFASRIDELEEMSTGNRIWKQRLVDIGTVTAQQAKDWGFSGVMLRGPGVCWDSRRAAPYDVHDQSDLDVPVGTRGDRYDRYCIRIEEMRQSVRIIVQCPNRMPSGMIKADDRKLCPPSRSRMKLSMESSIHHFELYTEGFSVPAPSTYTAVEAPKGEFGVFLVSNGSNRPYRCKIRAPGFAHSQGLDSMSKHHMPADVVTIIGTQDIVFGEVDR from the exons ATGACGACTAGGAACGGGCAAATCAAGAATTTCACTTCGAATTCCGGACCTCAACATCCTGCTGCTCATGGTGTTTCACGATCAGTATTGGAAATGAACGGAGAAGTGGTGGAACGTGCGGAACCACATATTGGATCACTCCA TAGAGGGACTGAGAAATTAATCGAGTACAAAACTTATCTTCAAGCTTTACCTTATTTTGATCGTTCAGA CTATGTTTCTACGATGGCCCAAGAACACGCTCATTCTTCAGCCGTAGAGAGACTTTTGAATTGTGAGGTACCATTACGAGCTCAATATATACGAGTGTTATTCTGTGAAATAACTCGAATTTCAAATCATTCACTTGCTTCAACTACTCATGCTATGGATGTGGGAGCATCAACTCCGTTCCTTTGGGCTTTTGAGGAGCGGGAGAAATTGTTGGAATTCTATGAAAGAGTCCCGGGAGCCAGGATGCATGCCAGTTTCATACGACCTGGTGGAGTGGCACAAGATCTGCCTCTTGGCTTATGTCGAGATATTGATTCCTCCACACAACAATTTGCTTCTCGTATCGACGAATTAGAAGAGATGTCAACCGGCAACCGTATCTGGAAACAACGATTAGTGGATATTGGTACTGTCACTGCACAGCAAGCAAAGGATTGGGGATTCAGTGGTGTAATGTTAAGAGGT CCTGGGGTATGCTGGGATTCGCGAAGAGCAGCACCTTACGATGTTCATGACCAATCGGATCTTGACGTACCAGTAGGTACCAGAGGAGATCGCTATGATCGTTACTGTATTCGTATCGAAGAGATGCGACAAAGTGTTCGGATCATTGTGCAATGTCCTAATCGAATGCCTAGTGGCATGATCAAAGCCGATGATCGTAAGCTATGTCCTCCATCACGATCTCGAATGAAACTATCCATGGAAT CCTCAATTCACCATTTCGAACTTTATACAGAAGGTTTTTCCGTACCAGCTCCTTCTACCTATACCGCAGTTGAAGCACCTAAAGGTGAATTTGGTGTCTTTCTTGTCAGTAATGGGAGTAATCGTCCCTACCGTTGTAAAATAAGAGCACCTGGCTTTGCCCATTCACAAGGACTCGATTCTATGTCCAAACATCACATGCCAGCAGATGTAGTCACCATCATAGGTACTCAAGATATTGTGTTTGGAGAGGTAGATAGATAG
- the LOC118474048 gene encoding putative ATP synthase protein YMF19 — MPQLDKLTYFSQFFWLCLLLFTFYILFYNNNNGILGISRILKLRNQLLSHRGNKIRSKDPNNLEDISRKGFSTGLSYMYSSLSEVSQWTVDYLGKRRKITLISDFGEISGSRGMERQILYLISKSSYNTSSSRITCWKNIMLTHVPHGQGSII; from the coding sequence ATGCCTCAACTTGATAAATTGACTTATTTCTCACAATTCTTCTGGTTATGCCTTCTCCTCTTTACTTTTTATATTCTcttttataataataataatggaaTACTTGGAATTAGCAGAATTCTCAAACTACGGAACCAACTGCTTTCGCACCGGGGGAACAAGATCCGGAGCAAGGACCctaataatttggaagatatcTCGAGAAAAGGTTTTAGCACCGGTCTCTCATATATGTACTCCAGTTTATCCGAAGTATCCCAATGGACCGTCGACTATTTGGGAAAAAGGAGGAAAATCACTCTGATCTCAGATTTCGGAGAAATAAGTGGCTCACGAGGAATGGAGAGACAGATTCTCTATTTGATCTCGAAGTCCTCATATAACACTTCTTCCAGTCGGATCACTTGTTGGAAAAACATAATGCTCACACATGTTCCACACGGGCAAGGAAGCATAATCTAA